In the genome of Deltaproteobacteria bacterium, one region contains:
- a CDS encoding nuclear transport factor 2 family protein codes for MLFREEIKAALKKWNQAWDEHDLNGVMDLFHEDILFENWTGGKVQGQKALRQAWEPWFKNHGGFRFSAEDLFIDEAEQKVLYQWQLDWPSSEKGFEGRPERRRGLDIIHFREGKIIGKFTYSKTTVEIDGKRVKLVAERGS; via the coding sequence ATGCTTTTCAGGGAAGAGATCAAAGCCGCCTTAAAAAAATGGAATCAGGCCTGGGATGAACATGACCTAAATGGAGTCATGGACCTTTTTCATGAAGACATATTATTTGAGAATTGGACAGGGGGAAAGGTCCAAGGCCAGAAGGCTCTGCGCCAGGCATGGGAACCCTGGTTTAAGAATCATGGGGGGTTTCGATTCAGCGCCGAAGATTTATTTATCGATGAAGCCGAGCAAAAGGTTCTTTATCAATGGCAGCTCGATTGGCCATCCAGCGAAAAAGGATTCGAAGGGAGGCCGGAGCGAAGGCGCGGGCTTGATATCATCCATTTCCGGGAGGGAAAGATTATCGGCAAGTTCACCTATTCCAAGACCACGGTCGAGATAGACGGGAAAAGAGTGAAATTGGTTGCGGAAAGGGGTTCTTAA